One part of the Rhodococcus oxybenzonivorans genome encodes these proteins:
- a CDS encoding Rv2578c family radical SAM protein, translating to MRWDGQALDADDGALPGLERAGLVRSVQTPEFEGITFHEVLCKSALNKTPEESQLPFRYTVNAFRGCSHSCRYCFARPTHEYLDLDAGRDFDSQIVVKTNVAAVLRKELSRKSWKQEHVALGTNTDPYQRAEGRYRLMPGIIRALTESATPFSILTKGTLLRRDLPLLTLAAQQVAVSIGVSLAIHDADLQKSIEPGTPSPRARLDLIRAITDAGMTCNVMVAPVIPFLTDSARHLDGLLEAIAQAGASKVTVLPMHLRGSTKGWFMNWLSTEHPALIRQYRQLYGRSAYVPAEYKSWLKARVDPLVERHGLAGRAQNRDAGAAGRVEAERRELVRAGSTGPTLTLF from the coding sequence ATGAGGTGGGACGGGCAGGCGCTCGATGCGGACGACGGCGCGTTGCCCGGGCTCGAGCGGGCAGGTCTGGTGCGCAGCGTGCAGACGCCCGAGTTCGAGGGCATCACCTTTCACGAAGTGCTCTGCAAGAGTGCGCTCAACAAGACGCCCGAGGAGTCCCAGCTCCCGTTCCGCTACACGGTCAACGCTTTTCGAGGGTGTTCCCATTCGTGTCGTTACTGCTTTGCCCGGCCCACCCACGAGTACCTCGACCTCGATGCCGGCCGGGATTTCGATAGTCAGATCGTGGTGAAGACGAATGTCGCGGCGGTGCTCCGAAAAGAACTGAGCCGTAAGTCGTGGAAGCAGGAGCACGTAGCGTTGGGCACCAACACCGACCCGTATCAGCGGGCCGAGGGCCGGTACCGACTCATGCCGGGAATCATCCGGGCACTGACCGAGTCGGCGACACCATTCTCGATCCTGACGAAGGGAACGCTTCTGCGGCGCGACCTCCCGCTCCTGACACTGGCTGCACAGCAGGTCGCCGTCAGTATCGGCGTGTCGCTGGCCATCCATGACGCCGACCTTCAGAAGTCGATCGAACCCGGCACTCCGTCGCCTAGGGCGCGCCTCGATCTGATCCGGGCAATCACGGATGCGGGCATGACGTGCAATGTGATGGTCGCCCCGGTCATCCCGTTTTTGACGGACTCGGCACGGCACCTCGACGGTTTACTCGAGGCCATCGCGCAGGCAGGAGCGTCGAAAGTCACCGTGCTGCCGATGCACCTGCGGGGGAGTACCAAGGGCTGGTTCATGAACTGGCTCTCCACCGAACATCCCGCACTGATTCGGCAGTACCGGCAGTTGTACGGTCGATCCGCCTACGTGCCGGCCGAGTACAAGTCGTGGCTGAAGGCACGCGTCGACCCGCTCGTCGAGCGTCACGGTCTGGCCGGTCGCGCGCAAAATCGTGACGCCGGAGCGGCAGGTCGGGTCGAGGCCGAGCGCCGCGAACTCGTACGAGCCGGCAGTACCGGACCGACTCTCACTCTGTTCTGA
- the aspS gene encoding aspartate--tRNA ligase — translation MLRTHLAGSLRAEHAQQTVTLTGWVARRRDHGGVIFIDLRDASGVSQVVFREGAAADQAHRLRAEYCVKVTGIVEVRPEGNQNFEIPTGAIEVNVTDLEVLNESAPLPFQLDDQAGEEARLKYRYLDLRREGPGHAIRLRSKVNAAARSVLAHHEFVEVETPTLTRSTPEGARDFLVPARLQPGSFYALPQSPQLFKQLLMVGGIERYYQIARCYRDEDFRADRQPEFTQLDIEMSFVNQDDVILLAEEVLTALWKLVGHEIKTPIARMTYAEAMRRFGSDKPDLRFGIELVECMEFFKDTTFRVFQAEYVGAVVMPGGAAQPRRQLDGWQEWAKQRGAKGLAYVLVGEDGALTGPVAKNLTDTERAGLCDHVGAKPGDCIFFAAGPTKPMRALLGAARGEIARKQNLIDPDAWAFVWVVDAPLFEPTADATASGDVALGYSAWTAVHHAFTSPKPESIDTFDTDPGSALAYAYDIVCNGNEIGGGSIRIHRKDIQERVFKVMGISHEEAEEKFGFLLDAFAFGAPPHGGIAFGWDRITALLAGVDSIREVIAFPKSGGGVDPLTEAPAPITAQQRKESGVDAKPEPKGGAGAAPVVKDAVAGT, via the coding sequence GTGCTGCGCACACATCTCGCCGGTTCATTGCGAGCCGAGCACGCCCAGCAGACCGTTACCCTCACCGGTTGGGTCGCCAGGCGTCGTGATCACGGCGGGGTGATCTTCATCGACCTGCGTGATGCCTCGGGCGTGTCGCAGGTGGTGTTCCGTGAGGGAGCTGCTGCCGACCAGGCGCATCGACTGCGCGCGGAATACTGCGTGAAGGTCACCGGCATCGTCGAGGTCCGGCCAGAGGGCAACCAGAACTTCGAGATTCCCACCGGGGCCATCGAGGTCAACGTGACCGACCTCGAGGTTCTCAACGAGAGCGCGCCGCTACCGTTCCAGCTCGACGACCAGGCCGGGGAAGAAGCGCGCCTGAAGTACCGCTACCTCGACCTGCGCCGGGAGGGCCCGGGCCATGCCATCCGGCTGCGCTCGAAGGTCAATGCCGCTGCCCGCTCCGTTCTCGCGCACCACGAGTTCGTCGAGGTCGAGACGCCCACGCTGACGCGGTCGACGCCGGAAGGTGCGCGCGACTTCCTCGTCCCCGCCCGACTGCAGCCGGGTAGCTTCTACGCCCTGCCGCAGAGCCCGCAGCTGTTCAAGCAGCTGCTGATGGTCGGTGGCATCGAGCGGTACTACCAGATCGCGCGGTGCTACCGCGACGAGGACTTCCGCGCGGACCGCCAGCCGGAGTTCACCCAGCTCGACATCGAGATGAGCTTCGTCAACCAGGACGACGTGATCCTGCTCGCCGAGGAAGTTCTGACCGCACTGTGGAAGCTCGTCGGCCACGAGATCAAGACCCCGATCGCACGGATGACGTACGCCGAGGCGATGCGGCGGTTCGGTTCCGACAAGCCGGACCTGCGTTTCGGTATCGAACTCGTCGAATGCATGGAGTTCTTCAAGGACACCACCTTCCGGGTGTTCCAGGCGGAGTACGTGGGCGCCGTGGTCATGCCCGGTGGTGCCGCCCAGCCCCGGCGTCAGCTCGACGGATGGCAGGAGTGGGCGAAGCAGCGCGGCGCCAAGGGGCTCGCGTACGTGCTCGTCGGCGAGGACGGCGCCCTCACCGGTCCGGTCGCGAAGAACCTCACCGACACCGAACGCGCCGGGCTCTGCGACCACGTCGGCGCGAAGCCCGGAGACTGCATCTTCTTCGCAGCGGGACCCACCAAGCCGATGCGTGCGCTGCTCGGCGCGGCGCGGGGAGAGATCGCCCGCAAGCAGAACCTGATCGACCCCGACGCCTGGGCCTTCGTGTGGGTCGTGGACGCGCCGCTGTTCGAACCGACCGCCGACGCCACCGCCAGCGGCGACGTCGCCCTCGGCTACAGCGCGTGGACGGCGGTACACCACGCCTTCACCTCGCCGAAGCCCGAATCGATCGACACGTTCGACACCGACCCCGGTTCGGCACTCGCGTACGCATACGACATCGTCTGCAACGGAAACGAGATCGGCGGCGGCAGTATCCGTATTCACCGCAAGGACATTCAGGAACGAGTGTTCAAGGTGATGGGAATCTCGCACGAGGAGGCCGAGGAAAAGTTCGGCTTCCTCCTCGACGCATTCGCGTTCGGTGCACCGCCGCACGGCGGCATCGCGTTCGGCTGGGACCGCATCACGGCCCTGCTCGCCGGAGTCGACTCGATCCGTGAGGTGATCGCATTCCCGAAGTCGGGCGGCGGCGTCGATCCCCTGACGGAGGCTCCCGCCCCGATCACCGCGCAGCAACGCAAGGAGTCGGGTGTGGACGCCAAGCCGGAGCCTAAGGGCGGCGCCGGCGCAGCGCCGGTGGTGAAGGACGCGGTCGCCGGCACGTAG
- a CDS encoding circularly permuted type 2 ATP-grasp protein — protein MTAAPHRGPEYDELFDADGKVRAPWSELGDGLLGADSGSVRRLQSRIRLLVDNHGITYNPLDGSDLATGPSRWEIDPIPLLLTADEWEHLEAGFLQRSRLLDAVLADLYGPRTLLRSGAVPARLVFGHPGYLRPAHGMSLPGRHQLFFHGLDVGRGTDGNFHAVRDHTQSPGGAGYAMANRRVIARAVPGIYETVGPRPLSSFAQSMRLAAIDAAPAGSEDPLVVVLSPQTRSGAAFDQAYLATVLGFPLVESADLVVRDGRIWMRSLGRLEQVDVIIRRVDAELADPLDLRPGSRAGVVGLVEVLRRGAVTVVNTLGSGVLENPALTRLLPALSRRLLDEDLLLPSVPTFWGGDRSELAHILANVSSMVLRAVRGGPPVVPSALDDARRTEFLEQVRADPANWVGQIIPDSSYAPSAGAGGGGEVTLAPVGVRLFSVAQRVGYVPMSGGLGTTLIPGAERGDRRHAGAKDVWVRFAPRLGPADTGESAARDVESLPTYAATSSDLLASPRALSELFSIGRCAERAEGSARLMIAVGEKYRDYRLRPWLPGAGCLPILLDAVLTVAEQGNARGEGGAPTRSVNASDGTAGPHPTADLQQVRAELRSLTVDPDRDGSLARAVRDVEQAARAVRGQLSNDIWAVLSTVERALGEVSDESIDDGSRLFEAQSAVLGGMLALSGVSAESLVRDTGWHIMDIGKRIERASTLTTLVASTMGRKRDPATERALIESLLLATESSVVYRRRNRSIRPAAVAELLLFDIGNPRSLVFQLEALRTDLAALPDASGSSPAERLAEDMLNTVRRVDPARLERIDDTGVRTEVGDLTTEIVGLLGRLSEVMSKGPLSLPGGMQPLWGSATSWTVGGGVPA, from the coding sequence GTGACCGCGGCGCCGCACCGCGGCCCGGAATACGACGAACTGTTCGACGCCGACGGGAAGGTCCGTGCGCCGTGGTCCGAGCTGGGTGACGGCCTCCTCGGCGCGGACAGCGGCTCCGTGCGCCGGCTGCAGTCCCGCATCCGGCTCCTCGTCGACAACCACGGCATCACCTACAACCCCCTCGACGGATCGGACCTCGCCACCGGACCGTCTCGGTGGGAGATCGACCCGATACCGCTTCTCCTCACGGCCGACGAATGGGAGCACCTCGAAGCGGGATTCCTCCAGCGTTCGCGGCTTCTCGATGCCGTGCTCGCCGACCTGTACGGGCCGAGGACGCTCCTGCGGAGTGGTGCCGTGCCCGCCCGCCTCGTGTTCGGTCATCCCGGATATCTTCGGCCTGCGCACGGCATGTCGCTCCCGGGTCGGCACCAGTTGTTCTTCCACGGTCTCGACGTCGGCCGCGGCACGGACGGCAATTTCCACGCTGTTCGCGACCACACCCAGTCTCCGGGCGGGGCCGGCTACGCGATGGCGAACCGCCGAGTGATCGCCCGGGCGGTTCCGGGCATCTACGAGACCGTGGGCCCCCGGCCGTTGTCCTCGTTCGCCCAGTCGATGCGGCTCGCGGCAATCGACGCGGCGCCCGCCGGTTCGGAAGACCCGCTCGTGGTCGTGCTCAGTCCGCAGACCAGGTCGGGTGCCGCGTTCGACCAGGCCTACCTGGCGACTGTCCTCGGGTTCCCGCTCGTGGAGAGCGCCGACCTGGTGGTCCGTGACGGCCGCATCTGGATGCGGTCACTGGGCCGGTTGGAACAGGTCGACGTCATCATCCGGCGGGTCGACGCCGAACTCGCCGACCCCCTCGATCTGCGCCCCGGCTCCCGGGCCGGCGTAGTCGGCCTCGTCGAGGTGCTGCGTCGGGGAGCAGTGACCGTTGTGAACACCCTCGGCAGCGGAGTCCTGGAGAATCCGGCACTCACCCGCCTGCTGCCGGCACTCTCGCGGCGACTGCTCGACGAGGATCTGTTGTTGCCGTCCGTGCCGACGTTCTGGGGAGGTGACCGCTCTGAACTCGCGCACATCCTGGCCAATGTTTCATCGATGGTGCTCCGCGCCGTCCGCGGCGGGCCGCCCGTCGTCCCCTCCGCACTCGACGACGCCCGGCGCACGGAATTTCTCGAACAGGTACGCGCGGATCCCGCCAACTGGGTGGGGCAGATCATCCCCGACTCGTCGTATGCGCCGTCGGCCGGCGCCGGGGGCGGGGGCGAGGTCACTCTCGCGCCCGTCGGCGTCCGGCTGTTCTCCGTGGCTCAACGGGTGGGCTACGTACCCATGTCCGGCGGCCTGGGAACGACCCTGATTCCGGGTGCCGAGCGCGGGGATCGCCGGCATGCGGGAGCCAAGGACGTCTGGGTGCGCTTCGCGCCGCGGCTCGGCCCGGCAGATACCGGTGAGAGCGCCGCCCGTGACGTCGAGTCGCTCCCCACCTACGCAGCAACCTCGTCCGATCTGCTGGCCTCGCCCCGCGCGCTGTCCGAACTCTTCTCGATAGGGCGATGCGCGGAGCGGGCCGAGGGTTCGGCACGGCTGATGATCGCAGTGGGGGAGAAGTACCGCGACTATCGGCTCCGCCCGTGGCTGCCGGGTGCCGGGTGTCTTCCTATTCTCCTCGACGCCGTCCTCACCGTCGCGGAGCAGGGAAATGCACGGGGGGAAGGGGGCGCGCCGACACGGTCGGTGAACGCTTCCGACGGAACTGCGGGCCCCCATCCCACTGCGGATCTCCAGCAAGTTCGAGCGGAACTACGGTCTCTCACCGTCGATCCCGACCGCGACGGATCACTCGCTCGAGCCGTCCGGGACGTGGAGCAGGCCGCGCGGGCGGTACGCGGCCAATTGTCGAACGACATCTGGGCCGTGCTGAGCACGGTGGAACGCGCTCTCGGTGAGGTCTCCGACGAGTCGATCGACGATGGCTCCCGGCTTTTCGAGGCGCAATCCGCAGTGCTCGGCGGCATGCTGGCGCTGTCCGGTGTCTCAGCGGAATCGCTGGTCCGCGACACCGGCTGGCACATCATGGACATCGGCAAGCGGATCGAACGGGCCTCTACTCTCACCACCCTGGTGGCGTCCACCATGGGGCGGAAGCGGGATCCCGCGACCGAACGAGCGTTGATCGAATCACTTCTGCTCGCCACCGAGAGCTCGGTGGTGTACCGCCGGCGGAATCGAAGTATCCGCCCTGCCGCGGTGGCCGAGTTGCTGCTGTTCGACATCGGCAACCCCCGCTCGCTCGTCTTCCAGCTCGAGGCGCTGCGGACCGACCTGGCGGCCCTACCCGACGCCTCCGGATCCTCGCCGGCGGAGCGGCTCGCCGAGGACATGCTCAACACCGTTCGACGGGTCGACCCTGCCCGGCTCGAGCGCATCGACGACACCGGAGTACGAACAGAAGTGGGCGACCTGACCACCGAGATCGTCGGACTTCTCGGCCGGTTGTCCGAGGTCATGTCGAAGGGGCCGTTGTCGTTGCCCGGCGGTATGCAACCGCTGTGGGGCAGCGCGACCTCGTGGACGGTCGGGGGCGGAGTTCCCGCATGA
- a CDS encoding PPOX class F420-dependent oxidoreductase: protein MSFTDQEIAYIRSQPVARFSTVCPDGQPDVVPLAFEFDGTYFWIGGSGPAVTQTRKFRNLRAGNVKVALVVDDLESIEPFIARCIRVYGIAEQPIQRVGIVGPGMYARITPTISWSWNMGGEPVGTEWYEPRRTVHLPPDEDPEGIAIRTE from the coding sequence GTGTCATTCACGGACCAAGAGATCGCCTACATCCGCTCACAACCCGTCGCACGGTTCTCCACTGTCTGCCCCGACGGGCAGCCCGACGTGGTTCCGCTTGCCTTCGAGTTCGACGGGACATACTTCTGGATCGGCGGTTCCGGGCCGGCCGTGACCCAGACGCGCAAGTTCCGCAACCTCCGAGCGGGCAACGTCAAGGTCGCCTTGGTGGTCGACGACCTCGAGTCGATCGAACCGTTCATCGCCCGATGCATTCGGGTTTACGGTATCGCGGAGCAGCCGATCCAGCGGGTGGGCATCGTCGGCCCGGGCATGTATGCCCGCATCACGCCGACGATCTCATGGAGTTGGAACATGGGCGGTGAACCCGTCGGGACCGAATGGTATGAACCGAGACGCACGGTTCACCTGCCGCCCGACGAGGACCCCGAGGGAATTGCGATCAGAACAGAGTGA
- a CDS encoding DUF389 domain-containing protein, translated as MLHLRVICPAEHTDDVLGVLAAEPGATHVVVLRSAAIDPAGDVVQADVAREAANEVIDALEALDIQHMGAITLGPVETVLSTAARKAEKAAPGDPADSVVWEELVSRTREESTLNGTFLAFLTIACLLASVGVVTDSPITIVGAMVVEPEFGPLAALAVALARRKLGLARRSLFALLLGFPFAMAATLVATLVMERIGWMALDSLDAQDQVDYIYKVGPLSLVVAVLAGAAGMLALVSAKSAALVGVFISVTTVPAAGFAVVAVTVGEWRIAALSALQLGINMVGIVVAGVLVLALRLRAGNGADRLLAEARKERVQQVRRLR; from the coding sequence ATGCTGCATCTACGGGTGATCTGCCCCGCCGAGCACACCGACGACGTTCTCGGTGTGCTCGCCGCGGAGCCCGGGGCCACCCACGTGGTGGTCCTGCGCAGTGCGGCGATCGACCCGGCCGGTGACGTGGTCCAAGCAGATGTGGCCCGCGAGGCGGCCAACGAGGTGATCGACGCGCTCGAAGCGCTGGACATCCAGCACATGGGCGCGATCACCTTGGGACCGGTCGAGACGGTCCTGTCCACGGCCGCACGGAAGGCAGAGAAGGCGGCTCCCGGCGATCCGGCCGACAGCGTCGTGTGGGAGGAACTTGTCAGCCGCACCCGTGAGGAGTCGACCCTCAACGGAACGTTCCTCGCCTTCTTGACGATCGCGTGTCTGCTCGCGTCGGTAGGAGTCGTGACCGACTCACCGATCACGATCGTCGGTGCCATGGTGGTGGAACCGGAGTTCGGTCCGTTGGCAGCACTCGCCGTGGCCCTGGCACGGCGCAAACTCGGTCTCGCACGACGCTCCTTGTTCGCGCTGCTCCTCGGCTTCCCCTTCGCCATGGCTGCCACCTTGGTTGCCACGCTGGTGATGGAACGGATCGGGTGGATGGCTCTCGACAGCCTCGACGCCCAGGATCAGGTCGACTACATCTACAAGGTCGGACCCCTGTCGCTGGTGGTCGCCGTCCTCGCGGGGGCAGCCGGGATGCTCGCGCTCGTGTCCGCGAAGTCTGCGGCACTCGTCGGTGTCTTCATCTCGGTCACCACCGTGCCGGCGGCGGGTTTCGCCGTCGTCGCCGTCACGGTCGGCGAATGGCGCATCGCCGCACTGTCCGCACTTCAACTGGGCATCAACATGGTCGGAATCGTGGTGGCCGGGGTGCTGGTCCTCGCGCTGCGGTTGCGAGCCGGTAACGGAGCCGATCGCCTGCTCGCCGAGGCACGGAAAGAACGCGTCCAGCAAGTCCGGAGACTCCGGTGA
- a CDS encoding neutral zinc metallopeptidase has protein sequence MTFNEGARMDSGRVSVGGGGGGGGLGGKFAMGGGAGGLIVLVLALLLGGDPGSLLGGLSGATDPSAESPGASLEGCETGADANRDVDCRVVFTVGSLDSVWGQELGAQTGTDYIPPEVVLFSGAVNTGCGNATSEVGPFYCPADSTAYFDTSFFQLLVDRFGSSAGPLAQEYVVAHEVGHHIQNQLGDIGRAQTDPRGADSAAVRTELQADCYAGVWAHYADTLPGPDGGPPFLNTLTDTDIQDALSAASSVGDDRIQQSAGGRVNPEGWTHGSSEQRQKWFVTGYRTGRVDACNTYSARDLNSPPALR, from the coding sequence ATGACCTTCAACGAGGGCGCCCGCATGGACTCCGGCCGGGTCTCGGTCGGGGGTGGCGGCGGAGGAGGTGGCCTCGGCGGCAAGTTCGCGATGGGCGGCGGAGCCGGGGGCCTGATCGTGCTTGTTCTCGCTCTGCTGCTCGGCGGCGACCCCGGATCCCTGCTCGGTGGACTGAGCGGTGCCACCGACCCGTCCGCCGAGAGTCCCGGTGCCAGCCTCGAAGGTTGTGAGACGGGTGCGGACGCCAACCGCGACGTGGATTGCCGGGTGGTGTTCACGGTCGGCAGTCTCGACTCCGTGTGGGGGCAGGAACTCGGTGCACAAACCGGAACCGACTACATCCCGCCCGAGGTGGTGCTGTTCTCCGGCGCGGTGAACACCGGGTGCGGAAACGCCACCAGCGAGGTCGGCCCGTTCTACTGCCCGGCAGACTCGACGGCGTACTTCGACACCAGCTTCTTCCAGCTCCTCGTCGACCGCTTCGGGTCGAGTGCCGGACCCCTCGCTCAGGAATACGTCGTGGCGCACGAGGTGGGACACCATATTCAGAATCAGCTGGGCGACATCGGCCGGGCGCAGACCGATCCGCGCGGAGCTGACTCGGCCGCGGTCCGCACCGAACTGCAGGCCGATTGCTACGCCGGCGTGTGGGCCCACTACGCCGACACACTTCCCGGGCCCGACGGCGGACCGCCGTTTCTGAACACCCTCACCGACACCGACATCCAGGACGCGCTGTCCGCGGCCTCGTCGGTGGGTGACGACCGGATCCAGCAGTCCGCGGGCGGCCGGGTCAATCCCGAAGGTTGGACGCACGGCTCCTCCGAGCAACGACAGAAATGGTTCGTCACCGGGTACCGGACAGGCCGGGTCGATGCCTGCAACACCTACTCCGCCCGCGATCTGAACAGCCCACCCGCCCTGCGCTGA
- a CDS encoding hemerythrin domain-containing protein, with the protein MSTDAIVLLRNDHKAIRKLFREFRSAGPDAEAAKGRIVDQIIEALTVHTYLENECMYPEVRKLAPDLEDDILESFEEHHVADVLVTELAAMKPDSERFDAKATVLIENVEHHIEEEEQEWFPKVREELGRKQLQEMGARLLELKEKAPHSPAQPSALKKTVDAVIK; encoded by the coding sequence ATGTCCACCGACGCGATTGTGCTCCTGCGCAACGACCACAAGGCAATCCGAAAACTCTTCCGCGAGTTCCGTAGCGCCGGCCCCGACGCCGAAGCGGCGAAGGGCCGGATCGTCGACCAGATCATCGAGGCACTGACCGTGCACACCTACCTCGAGAACGAGTGCATGTACCCGGAGGTACGCAAACTCGCCCCCGACCTCGAGGACGACATCTTGGAGTCGTTCGAGGAGCACCACGTCGCCGACGTTCTCGTAACGGAGCTGGCGGCCATGAAGCCCGACAGCGAACGATTCGACGCGAAGGCCACCGTCCTCATCGAGAATGTCGAGCACCACATCGAGGAAGAGGAGCAGGAGTGGTTCCCGAAGGTGCGGGAAGAGCTGGGGCGTAAGCAACTTCAGGAAATGGGTGCGCGACTGCTGGAATTGAAGGAAAAGGCACCCCATTCGCCTGCACAACCGTCGGCGTTGAAGAAGACGGTGGACGCCGTCATCAAGTGA